One Campylobacter massiliensis DNA window includes the following coding sequences:
- a CDS encoding helix-turn-helix domain-containing protein: MTSENFIKICKKYAKENNKWLHPTNLEAILPFYQRFKKYCIENLRNEDDEDSVFDWLEDNRHSPDLMIENPSAINKGNDPTDGSKILILGQLKHEINPVTPIRRDNTKELIKEINAKIKEIVGYDTFFYEGGNHIEFKDKKQNDLYVIEWHFDPNYKEQNIVKRVCAELGITQRELAERIGMSADSLRTLSAKGQISTQTEAAINLVLENENLKKKLENYKALRTAIKTMID; the protein is encoded by the coding sequence ATGACAAGTGAAAATTTTATAAAAATATGTAAAAAATACGCAAAAGAAAATAATAAATGGCTACATCCTACTAATTTAGAGGCGATATTGCCGTTTTATCAGAGGTTTAAAAAATACTGTATCGAAAACCTGCGCAACGAGGACGATGAGGATAGCGTATTTGATTGGCTTGAAGACAACAGGCACAGCCCTGATCTTATGATAGAAAATCCTAGCGCGATTAATAAAGGCAATGATCCTACGGACGGATCTAAAATTTTAATCCTAGGGCAACTTAAACACGAGATAAATCCGGTCACGCCGATAAGACGAGACAATACAAAAGAACTCATAAAGGAAATAAACGCCAAAATCAAAGAGATAGTCGGATACGATACCTTTTTTTATGAAGGCGGTAACCATATAGAATTTAAGGATAAAAAGCAAAACGATTTATACGTGATTGAGTGGCATTTTGATCCAAATTACAAAGAGCAAAATATAGTTAAACGGGTGTGCGCCGAGCTGGGCATCACGCAGCGAGAGCTGGCGGAGAGGATAGGAATGAGCGCGGATAGCTTGCGAACACTAAGCGCAAAGGGGCAAATCAGCACGCAAACCGAAGCCGCTATAAATTTGGTGCTTGAAAATGAAAATTTGAAAAAGAAACTTGAGAACTACAAAGCGTTAAGAACCGCGATAAAAACGATGATTGATTAA
- a CDS encoding tyrosine-type recombinase/integrase yields MPKIPTPLTDREIRTLKPKDKIYKKSDGRGLYIFVDPSGRKYFALEYKSPADNKIKRLNLGDFPEFSLAMAREERFKLEQKVRDGIDVKRESEINEQANFKKLAQRWLEIKAASVEPNTLYRDKRLLEMYAYPFFENRSITDITVTDVIEILKKIEAKGSLEMMKRLYSLLNQIWQSAYYIAPHNVIASINYRFTFKKVKEKNYATLTKNADIKALWQSIDEYSGDVRTKYALKFAVLTALRPFNVRSAKWEYIDFDEGVISIPAGDMKMREAFTLPLSRQALELLKEYKGYNLDQIYLFGSLYGSARYMSENTLNVALRRMGFSKDEIVSHGFRAMFSTVCNENIDAHGLNFDIIEKCLAHKGTDKIRAAYNRAQNLAQMRALMQWWADYLDAL; encoded by the coding sequence ATGCCAAAGATACCCACCCCGCTCACAGATAGAGAGATCAGGACGCTAAAGCCAAAGGATAAAATTTATAAAAAAAGCGACGGCAGAGGTTTATATATTTTCGTAGATCCTAGCGGTCGTAAATATTTTGCTCTCGAATACAAAAGCCCGGCCGATAATAAAATCAAAAGGCTAAATTTGGGCGATTTTCCCGAGTTTAGTTTGGCAATGGCGCGCGAGGAGAGGTTTAAGCTGGAGCAAAAGGTAAGAGACGGCATCGACGTCAAACGCGAGAGCGAGATAAACGAGCAGGCTAATTTTAAAAAACTCGCGCAAAGATGGCTCGAAATAAAAGCCGCTAGCGTAGAGCCAAATACCCTATATAGAGATAAAAGGCTGCTTGAGATGTATGCCTATCCGTTTTTTGAAAATAGAAGCATTACGGACATCACCGTAACCGACGTCATCGAAATTTTAAAAAAGATAGAGGCTAAAGGCAGCCTTGAGATGATGAAGCGGCTCTATTCACTTTTAAATCAAATTTGGCAATCAGCCTACTATATCGCGCCGCATAACGTGATCGCGAGCATTAACTACCGCTTCACGTTCAAAAAAGTCAAAGAGAAAAATTACGCGACGCTTACCAAAAACGCCGATATTAAGGCTCTTTGGCAAAGTATAGACGAATACAGCGGCGACGTTCGCACCAAATACGCCCTTAAATTTGCAGTCCTCACAGCGCTACGCCCTTTTAACGTTAGAAGCGCAAAATGGGAGTATATCGACTTTGACGAGGGCGTCATAAGCATCCCCGCGGGCGATATGAAAATGCGAGAGGCTTTTACCCTGCCCCTATCGCGTCAAGCCCTGGAGCTGCTAAAAGAATACAAAGGCTACAATCTAGATCAAATTTATCTTTTCGGCTCGCTTTACGGCTCAGCCCGGTATATGAGCGAAAACACCCTAAACGTCGCGCTTCGCCGTATGGGATTTAGCAAAGACGAGATCGTGTCGCACGGCTTTCGCGCCATGTTTAGCACCGTTTGCAATGAAAACATCGACGCTCACGGGCTAAATTTCGACATCATAGAAAAATGCCTCGCGCACAAAGGCACGGACAAGATCCGCGCCGCCTACAATCGCGCCCAAAATTTAGCCCAAATGCGCGCTTTGATGCAGTGGTGGGCGGACTATTTAGACGCGCTTTAA
- a CDS encoding DUF3137 domain-containing protein: MRNQKIKEAIATVTQKQNECKKIVKKYATFMTITTFVAPILLFIIMERRFEIFFLLFAAIPIYVTPRIPKVEKTLEEYRSFYKNVFVSTVIADIDSNFTYEPQKGISANEFYKSGIYRRVNFYGEDQISGTYANVKFQLSEAIKVEKTYDSNGSKNPYLALLRVSKVIYDEYMDFNGTVLVCEFYKNFKGQTILADKKVLNTKISGEKEILDDTEFNDEFRVFTDDKIEARYLLSPGFMQRLREVKQGFDSAVSLSAAFMDNKFYLFLNGAKNRFESSLLDPPLSLSDAQAIKDEILWLLRVIDELNLSLDVYK; this comes from the coding sequence ATGAGAAATCAAAAAATAAAAGAAGCTATCGCCACCGTAACGCAAAAGCAAAATGAGTGTAAAAAAATAGTCAAAAAATACGCTACATTTATGACTATAACGACATTTGTCGCGCCGATACTACTTTTTATTATTATGGAGCGACGCTTTGAAATATTCTTTCTTTTATTTGCAGCCATCCCAATATATGTCACGCCGAGAATTCCAAAAGTAGAAAAAACACTGGAAGAGTATAGAAGCTTCTACAAAAATGTTTTTGTTAGCACGGTAATTGCTGATATAGATAGCAATTTTACATACGAGCCTCAAAAAGGCATCAGCGCAAACGAATTTTATAAAAGCGGAATATACAGGCGCGTAAATTTTTACGGCGAAGACCAAATAAGCGGTACTTACGCTAATGTCAAATTTCAATTAAGCGAGGCTATAAAAGTAGAAAAAACATATGACTCAAACGGCTCAAAAAACCCTTATCTGGCGCTTTTGAGAGTAAGCAAAGTCATATACGACGAATACATGGACTTTAACGGTACAGTACTAGTCTGCGAGTTTTATAAAAATTTCAAAGGACAAACGATACTAGCCGACAAAAAGGTGCTAAATACGAAAATATCTGGCGAAAAAGAGATACTTGACGATACAGAGTTTAACGACGAATTTCGCGTATTTACCGACGACAAAATAGAAGCGCGCTATCTTTTAAGCCCCGGTTTTATGCAACGCCTACGCGAGGTTAAGCAGGGTTTTGACAGTGCCGTATCGCTAAGCGCGGCGTTTATGGACAATAAATTCTATCTCTTTTTAAACGGTGCAAAAAACCGTTTTGAAAGTTCACTATTAGACCCGCCGCTAAGCCTTTCTGATGCGCAGGCCATAAAAGACGAGATCCTGTGGCTATTACGCGTCATAGACGAGTTAAATTTAAGCCTTGACGTTTATAAATAA
- a CDS encoding phage antirepressor KilAC domain-containing protein has product MNLEIFKNDNFEIRVAVGESGDPLFCLADVCRVLEIQNVTDVKNAIKREFDDGLDLTYPIFDSLGREQNATFVTEPQLYFVLMRSDKPNARSFRKWVNVEVLPSIRKHGGYLTQKKIDEVLSDPDTIIKLALDLKSQRAKTQELEREKAANLPYITFAKAVEASATSINIGDYAKALCDDKRIRVGQKRLFSWLRDSGYLQKDNKPYQKYVDNGYFELVMNVIATTKGNLQTFTTKITSKGQVALAPKIEQFFSKSA; this is encoded by the coding sequence ATGAACCTAGAAATTTTTAAAAACGATAACTTTGAGATCAGGGTTGCGGTAGGCGAGTCGGGCGATCCGCTTTTTTGCTTAGCCGACGTTTGCAGGGTTTTGGAAATTCAAAACGTCACCGACGTCAAAAATGCGATAAAAAGGGAGTTTGACGATGGCCTAGATTTAACCTACCCCATCTTTGATAGTCTAGGCAGGGAGCAAAACGCGACTTTTGTTACCGAGCCGCAGCTTTATTTCGTGCTAATGCGAAGCGACAAGCCAAACGCCAGGAGCTTTAGAAAATGGGTCAATGTTGAGGTTTTGCCGTCTATCCGCAAGCACGGCGGCTATCTCACTCAAAAAAAGATCGATGAGGTGCTAAGCGATCCCGATACGATCATAAAACTAGCCCTTGATTTAAAATCTCAAAGAGCTAAAACTCAGGAACTAGAGCGCGAAAAGGCGGCAAATTTGCCTTATATCACCTTCGCAAAAGCAGTCGAAGCAAGCGCGACGAGCATCAATATCGGCGACTACGCAAAAGCCCTATGCGACGACAAGCGCATCAGGGTAGGGCAAAAGCGGCTTTTTAGCTGGCTGAGAGATAGCGGCTACTTGCAAAAAGACAATAAGCCTTATCAGAAATACGTAGATAACGGATACTTTGAGCTTGTGATGAACGTGATAGCCACCACAAAAGGCAATCTACAAACCTTTACGACGAAAATCACGAGCAAAGGGCAAGTAGCGCTCGCGCCTAAAATAGAGCAATTTTTCTCAAAGAGCGCGTGA
- the truA gene encoding tRNA pseudouridine(38-40) synthase TruA yields MRLKLVFSYDGSKFQGSQIQPHENGVEDALGAALAHMGIFSKIISSSRTDKGVHANNQVACVECGEHFRDFAHLRALINRHAHPAIHVKFISRVKDDFHPRYDATARAYRYVINHGEFSPFLSPYETFLPKFDPNLANELLALFVGEHDFSAFMKLGSDVKSPVRRVAKAFCYERGERTIIVFKANGFLRAQVRLMVASVLKALELAKSGKFRQTQAHEFKFERAEAANLDANLNKKSRDNILTASHESVNLAKFEKNANLTAEHAVCVASKFDAKNSNLNKVANNCRDANFLKAKELLRQAIYEQKPLTRIPAPPNGLYLNRVFYE; encoded by the coding sequence GTGCGGCTTAAACTCGTTTTTAGCTACGACGGGTCGAAATTTCAGGGCTCGCAGATCCAGCCGCACGAAAACGGCGTCGAGGACGCTCTGGGCGCAGCCCTAGCGCACATGGGCATTTTTAGCAAGATAATCTCCAGCTCGCGCACCGATAAGGGCGTGCACGCAAACAATCAAGTCGCCTGCGTGGAGTGTGGCGAGCATTTTAGGGACTTTGCGCATCTCAGAGCTCTCATCAACCGCCACGCCCATCCAGCCATTCACGTTAAATTTATAAGCCGCGTTAAAGACGACTTTCATCCGCGATACGACGCCACGGCGCGCGCATATCGATACGTGATTAATCACGGCGAGTTTTCGCCTTTTTTGTCGCCTTACGAGACTTTTTTACCAAAATTTGACCCAAATTTAGCAAACGAACTACTCGCGCTTTTTGTCGGCGAGCACGATTTTAGCGCATTTATGAAGCTTGGCAGCGACGTCAAAAGCCCGGTGCGGCGCGTTGCAAAGGCGTTTTGCTACGAGCGCGGCGAACGAACGATTATCGTTTTTAAAGCAAACGGCTTTTTGCGAGCCCAGGTTCGCCTCATGGTCGCTAGCGTTTTAAAGGCGCTTGAGCTTGCCAAAAGCGGTAAATTTAGACAAACCCAGGCACACGAGTTTAAATTTGAGCGCGCAGAGGCGGCAAATTTGGACGCAAATTTAAACAAAAAAAGCCGCGATAACATCCTGACGGCAAGTCACGAAAGCGTAAATTTGGCGAAATTTGAAAAAAACGCAAATTTGACAGCCGAACATGCGGTTTGCGTCGCTTCAAAATTTGACGCTAAAAACTCAAATTTAAACAAAGTCGCAAACAACTGCCGCGATGCAAATTTCCTCAAAGCAAAAGAGCTTTTGCGCCAAGCTATCTACGAGCAAAAGCCGCTCACTCGTATCCCCGCGCCGCCAAACGGCCTTTATCTAAACCGAGTTTTTTACGAATGA
- a CDS encoding DEAD/DEAH box helicase family protein — protein sequence MQYEDFLKTKQKRASFKSIEISRDELNGALFDYQKDLVYLALKKGHFAIFAMTGSGKTAMQGEWAYQIWLKERAPVLIVTPLAVAFQSIEEIKHILGYDVKFCESADDVINGLNITNYEKLDKFDPDAFVALVLDESSRLKSYTSATRNLIIENYKHTPYKLACSATPSPNDYTELGNHTEFLNVMSLSEMLSMYFVHDGGDTSEWILKGHAVKPFWKFISSWAVFFTKPSDLGYSAEEDAKFKLPPLKMQHVEVESQSKDSLFAIAAQTLQERRQAKKDSLEQRCEKVAEICNASNENFLIWCELNDEGAMLKKLVADSVEIKGSDSDEFKARAMSDFANGKIKCLITKPKIAGFGMNWQKHCANVIYASLSDSFEGFFQSLRRVYRYGQTREVTCYIITSEAEANVLANIRRKEAEFYKMIEGCLEQTRELVLGEIKRVSREKSEYNPSVAMSLPEFLKAV from the coding sequence ATGCAATATGAAGACTTTTTAAAGACGAAACAAAAGCGAGCTAGCTTTAAAAGCATCGAAATATCGCGAGACGAGCTAAACGGCGCGCTGTTTGATTATCAAAAAGATCTCGTTTATCTCGCGCTTAAAAAGGGGCATTTTGCGATATTTGCGATGACGGGCAGCGGCAAAACCGCGATGCAAGGCGAGTGGGCTTATCAAATTTGGCTAAAAGAGCGCGCGCCCGTGCTCATCGTGACGCCTCTTGCCGTCGCTTTTCAGAGTATCGAGGAGATAAAGCACATCCTAGGATATGACGTTAAATTTTGCGAAAGCGCGGACGACGTGATAAACGGGTTAAACATTACCAATTATGAAAAGCTGGATAAATTTGACCCGGACGCGTTTGTCGCGCTAGTCCTGGACGAGAGCTCAAGGCTAAAAAGCTATACTTCGGCCACGCGAAATTTAATCATCGAAAATTACAAACACACGCCTTATAAGCTCGCATGCTCAGCCACTCCAAGCCCTAACGACTACACGGAGCTAGGCAATCATACGGAGTTTTTAAACGTGATGAGCTTGTCCGAAATGCTCTCGATGTATTTTGTGCATGACGGCGGCGATACGTCCGAATGGATACTAAAAGGCCACGCGGTTAAGCCGTTTTGGAAATTTATCAGCTCGTGGGCGGTATTTTTTACAAAACCCTCCGATCTAGGGTATAGCGCCGAAGAGGACGCTAAATTTAAGCTCCCGCCGCTAAAAATGCAGCACGTCGAAGTTGAAAGCCAAAGCAAGGATTCGCTTTTTGCGATCGCCGCGCAAACCTTACAAGAGCGCAGGCAAGCCAAAAAAGACAGCCTGGAGCAAAGATGCGAAAAAGTGGCCGAGATTTGCAATGCGTCAAACGAGAATTTTTTGATTTGGTGCGAGCTAAATGACGAGGGCGCGATGCTCAAAAAGCTAGTGGCGGATAGCGTGGAGATCAAAGGAAGCGATAGCGACGAGTTTAAGGCGCGCGCGATGAGCGATTTTGCAAACGGTAAAATAAAGTGCCTCATAACAAAACCCAAGATCGCCGGCTTTGGCATGAACTGGCAAAAGCACTGCGCAAACGTGATCTATGCCTCGCTATCGGATAGCTTTGAGGGATTTTTTCAAAGCTTGCGCCGCGTCTATCGCTACGGCCAAACGCGCGAAGTAACTTGCTATATCATTACGAGCGAAGCCGAGGCAAACGTGCTAGCAAATATCCGCCGCAAAGAGGCTGAATTTTACAAAATGATAGAGGGATGTTTGGAGCAAACGCGCGAGCTGGTGCTAGGTGAGATTAAGCGCGTAAGCCGAGAAAAAAGCGAATATAACCCGAGCGTAGCGATGAGCTTGCCGGAGTTTTTAAAAGCCGTTTAG
- a CDS encoding YaaA family protein translates to MKILFSPSEAKTAVSPNKFIDRNDFVFPNLYEKRCEILKIYDDFLQTTTVEKISKLFGVKKLTDEPSLRESLFKKGAVKAVLRYDGVAYKHLDYRSLDSAAQEFIDKNTLIFSNLFGPVTAADMLPEYKLKQGERINGLNLEEFYRQNFSDEIDEWLGDDDILDLRAEFYEKFYRIRKPFATFKFLKNGKVVSHYAKAYRGIVLRQVAKNQVKNFGELCKMDIENLRLIDAKKTGLKSEFLVQIV, encoded by the coding sequence ATGAAAATCCTCTTTTCGCCGAGCGAAGCCAAAACCGCCGTAAGCCCAAATAAATTTATAGATAGAAACGACTTTGTTTTTCCCAATTTATATGAAAAGCGGTGCGAAATTTTAAAAATTTACGATGATTTTTTACAAACGACTACCGTTGAAAAAATCTCAAAACTTTTCGGCGTGAAAAAATTGACCGATGAGCCGAGCCTGCGCGAAAGTCTTTTTAAAAAAGGCGCGGTAAAAGCCGTCCTGCGATATGACGGAGTAGCATACAAACACCTTGACTACCGCAGCCTTGATAGCGCGGCGCAGGAATTTATAGATAAAAATACGCTGATTTTTTCAAATTTATTCGGCCCCGTGACGGCGGCGGATATGCTGCCCGAATACAAACTAAAACAAGGCGAGCGCATAAACGGGCTAAATTTGGAGGAATTTTATAGGCAAAATTTTAGCGACGAGATAGATGAGTGGCTGGGAGATGACGATATTTTAGACCTTAGGGCTGAATTTTACGAGAAATTTTACCGCATACGAAAACCGTTTGCGACCTTTAAATTTCTAAAAAACGGTAAAGTCGTCAGCCACTACGCCAAAGCATACCGCGGGATAGTTTTGAGGCAGGTTGCAAAAAACCAAGTGAAAAATTTTGGCGAACTTTGCAAAATGGATATAGAAAATTTGCGCCTCATAGACGCCAAAAAAACGGGGCTAAAAAGCGAGTTTTTGGTGCAAATCGTCTAA
- a CDS encoding HU family DNA-binding protein — MKKADFIQAVAEKAGLSKKDSLKVVDAALEVIQNALVAGDSVSFIGFGTFGTADRAARKARVPGTKKVIDVPASKAVKFKVGKKLKEAVVAGAGKKGKKK; from the coding sequence ATGAAAAAAGCTGATTTTATTCAAGCTGTTGCCGAAAAGGCTGGTCTTTCTAAAAAAGATTCTCTAAAAGTTGTTGATGCAGCGTTAGAAGTAATCCAAAACGCACTAGTCGCAGGAGATAGCGTTAGCTTTATAGGTTTTGGTACATTTGGTACAGCCGATAGAGCAGCTAGAAAGGCAAGAGTACCTGGAACTAAAAAAGTTATCGACGTTCCTGCTAGCAAAGCCGTTAAATTTAAAGTGGGCAAAAAACTAAAAGAAGCCGTAGTAGCCGGCGCAGGCAAAAAAGGCAAAAAGAAATAA
- a CDS encoding flagellin N-terminal helical domain-containing protein, which yields MTNQLMKFMNNYDYQTNMKALYKLNNQMSTGLKIQNSFEDSSVYNDGMRLDYEVATLEQVQTATSKAQHFSKNTDKALGEFKQQLEGFKTKLVQGANEIHSKTSREAIANDLQGIKNHLVNIANTSINGQFLFSGSAINTKPINGDTNEYYGNAQAMKTVGGAQVNLTYNQNGQELFLGKDGDYNKKVTSNTMLKAQNLDDRNKTVYIDSEHKMRDLIGFKYVKDEKTLTNQDFTGTGVRRFQDTTFFLQGKKPNGTSFTSKFKMTSDASINDLLEKIGTEYGNTPTNKVVEVTINNQGQINVKDLSKGNQVIDFHMIAATKKVANAGDLTAANINAASNAFNNITNLTGGNPANSLEARVRLNPDDYEITEFVKSKYEDLSGATTNAYDYDKINFKQEGRNLIGTVSQVERGSGKFADDNTTLSQVVGAKNLYEGERDKYNINGQELQMQIKSKSGSTYDVLIKFGAPTPPATSGNATVNIAQVTDNNGNPIAPVTHYNGPVWDSFYNDTTNPPTTEGRNTQSKDMTFRQLNDIIGMVASDSMPAGNTFNDYKQAIANSQGSVEANMDHRGRIKVTDKQNAVTPIKVGIYDNRNVDKFAGDSTGTTPATKQGEGSLWSFSANNGVEIDSPSVDIFDDLDRMIEAVRSGQYRADSDGEHPRNSGIQGAIERIDHIADHVSKIHTKVGAQSAALADTNTRASIMEVNVKTVKADITNADYGETYMNLMQKMMSYQAMLQSVAKINQLSLLNYM from the coding sequence ATGACGAATCAGTTGATGAAATTTATGAACAACTACGACTATCAGACTAATATGAAAGCGCTTTACAAGCTAAACAACCAAATGTCAACCGGTCTAAAAATCCAAAATTCTTTCGAGGACAGCAGCGTCTATAACGACGGCATGAGGCTTGATTACGAGGTTGCGACGCTTGAGCAGGTGCAAACGGCGACTTCAAAAGCGCAGCACTTTTCAAAAAATACCGATAAGGCTTTGGGCGAATTTAAGCAGCAGCTTGAGGGTTTTAAAACAAAGCTGGTTCAAGGCGCCAACGAAATCCACTCCAAAACATCGCGCGAAGCCATCGCAAACGACCTTCAGGGTATCAAAAATCATTTGGTAAATATCGCAAACACCTCGATCAACGGACAGTTTTTATTTTCCGGAAGCGCGATAAATACAAAGCCTATAAACGGCGATACAAATGAATACTACGGCAATGCGCAGGCGATGAAAACGGTAGGCGGAGCCCAGGTAAATTTGACTTACAACCAAAACGGGCAGGAGCTGTTTTTGGGCAAGGATGGCGATTATAATAAAAAAGTTACCTCCAACACGATGCTAAAAGCACAAAATTTAGATGATAGAAACAAGACCGTTTACATCGATAGCGAGCATAAAATGCGCGATCTAATCGGTTTTAAATACGTAAAAGACGAAAAAACTCTAACCAATCAAGATTTCACGGGTACGGGCGTGAGGCGGTTTCAAGATACGACCTTTTTCTTGCAGGGTAAAAAGCCAAACGGCACTAGCTTTACGAGCAAATTTAAGATGACATCGGACGCTTCAATAAATGACTTGCTGGAAAAAATCGGCACAGAATACGGCAACACTCCGACCAATAAAGTCGTCGAAGTAACGATAAATAATCAGGGTCAAATCAATGTAAAAGACCTAAGTAAAGGCAATCAGGTTATTGATTTTCATATGATAGCGGCAACTAAAAAGGTGGCAAATGCAGGAGATTTGACTGCGGCAAATATCAATGCAGCCTCAAATGCGTTTAATAACATTACGAATCTCACGGGCGGCAATCCTGCAAATTCGCTCGAAGCTAGGGTGCGGTTAAATCCTGACGACTATGAAATCACGGAATTTGTAAAAAGCAAATACGAAGACTTAAGTGGAGCTACTACAAACGCTTACGACTACGACAAGATAAATTTTAAACAAGAGGGTAGAAATTTAATAGGCACCGTATCGCAAGTAGAGCGAGGCAGCGGTAAATTTGCCGACGATAACACAACGTTAAGTCAAGTCGTCGGAGCCAAAAATTTATATGAGGGCGAACGGGATAAATATAACATAAACGGCCAAGAGCTACAAATGCAAATAAAATCAAAAAGCGGATCCACCTATGATGTACTCATTAAATTTGGCGCGCCTACACCTCCGGCTACATCGGGAAATGCCACGGTTAATATAGCGCAAGTAACTGATAACAACGGTAATCCAATTGCTCCTGTAACTCATTATAACGGACCGGTTTGGGATAGTTTTTATAACGACACCACAAACCCGCCGACGACCGAAGGCAGGAATACGCAGTCAAAAGATATGACTTTTAGGCAGTTAAACGATATCATCGGTATGGTCGCTAGCGATAGTATGCCCGCTGGTAATACATTTAACGATTACAAACAAGCCATCGCAAATTCACAAGGCAGCGTCGAGGCAAATATGGACCATAGGGGCCGAATAAAAGTAACCGACAAGCAAAATGCCGTTACGCCGATAAAAGTCGGAATTTACGACAATAGAAATGTCGATAAATTTGCGGGCGACAGCACCGGCACGACTCCTGCAACAAAGCAAGGAGAAGGTTCGCTGTGGAGCTTTTCTGCAAACAACGGCGTTGAGATAGATAGCCCTAGCGTGGATATTTTTGATGACTTAGATAGGATGATAGAGGCCGTTAGAAGCGGTCAGTACCGTGCCGATAGCGATGGCGAGCATCCGCGTAACTCAGGTATCCAAGGCGCGATCGAGAGGATAGACCACATCGCCGATCACGTGAGCAAAATCCACACCAAGGTGGGCGCTCAAAGCGCGGCGCTAGCGGACACCAACACTCGCGCTAGCATCATGGAGGTAAACGTAAAAACCGTCAAAGCCGACATCACAAATGCCGACTACGGCGAGACCTATATGAATCTCATGCAAAAAATGATGTCGTATCAGGCGATGTTGCAGTCCGTGGCGAAGATAAATCAGCTCTCGTTATTAAACTATATGTAA